One stretch of Trichocoleus desertorum ATA4-8-CV12 DNA includes these proteins:
- the grpE gene encoding nucleotide exchange factor GrpE, whose product MMGEENQLENIQDLTVDDSGASEAAVNQTMSTEADSNSEAFNLDFEASEDSPTASGSDSGTGLESENAAGGSEYQAALEDLTQEVQSLKTQVEERTNQYVRIAADFDNFRRRAQKEKEELEDKIKCSTITELLPVVDNFERARSQIKPQTDGEMSIHKSYQSVYKQLVDCLKRVGVSPMRSEGKEFDPNLHEAVMREATDEHPEGTVIEELVRGYVLGDRVLRHAMVKVAAAPDPVVTSEEGE is encoded by the coding sequence ATGATGGGTGAAGAAAATCAGCTAGAGAACATTCAAGATCTGACAGTTGATGACTCCGGAGCCTCGGAAGCAGCAGTCAACCAAACCATGTCAACAGAAGCGGATTCAAACTCAGAAGCATTTAACTTGGATTTTGAAGCCAGTGAAGATAGTCCTACGGCTTCAGGCTCAGACAGTGGAACAGGTCTAGAGTCAGAGAACGCTGCTGGTGGGTCTGAGTATCAAGCAGCCCTAGAAGATCTCACTCAAGAAGTGCAGTCTCTGAAGACTCAAGTAGAGGAGCGCACCAATCAATACGTCAGGATTGCCGCCGATTTTGATAATTTCCGCAGACGGGCTCAGAAAGAGAAAGAAGAACTAGAAGACAAGATTAAGTGCTCTACCATTACCGAGTTGTTGCCTGTAGTAGACAACTTTGAGCGGGCTCGTTCCCAAATCAAACCGCAAACTGACGGTGAGATGAGTATTCATAAGAGCTATCAAAGTGTTTATAAGCAACTGGTAGACTGCTTGAAGCGGGTGGGAGTCTCACCGATGCGCTCTGAGGGCAAAGAGTTTGACCCAAATCTGCACGAAGCAGTGATGCGAGAAGCGACAGACGAGCATCCAGAGGGCACAGTGATTGAGGAATTAGTTCGAGGTTATGTCCTTGGCGATCGCGTTTTGCGCCATGCCATGGTGAAAGTTGCTGCGGCTCCAGACCCCGTGGTAACCTCTGAGGAGGGTGAGTGA
- the tadA gene encoding Flp pilus assembly complex ATPase component TadA: MTNSSSQRRALIVKNDFSPFGNKLIQSGYVNHEQMQQALIESRKSGRPITEVLESLTGRQLTPDLLRQYKKQQLFELKILYGVESLDPEISDITASQVGHLIDTLIPLDICRRYRLAPLSRHESPPGVLVAMVDPDNLDAQDDLNRILRAQGLALQRMVITLEDYNQLISKYLDEQVEKTKQIEIQKSVDVQSDLEGLENLDLQDAPEDMEANLDDVAKGASDAPVISLVNKILIKALQDGVSDIHIEPQEEYLRIRFRKDGVLRQAFDPLPKKIIPAVTARFKIISELDIAERRAPQDGRIRRVFQDRKIDFRVNTLPSRYGEKVVLRILDNSATQLGLDKLISDPDSLQIVQEMVKRPFGLILVTGPTGSGKTTTLYSALAERNDPGVNISTAEDPIEYSLPGINQVQVIREKGMDFAAILRAFLRQDPDVILVGETRDKETAKTAIEAALTGHLVLTTLHTNDAAGAIARLDEMGVEPFMVSGALLGVVAQRLMRRVCPECRIPYNPDANELAKFGLSSTHDAEVTFYKANTLQPDQIQEAKAQNQLCSVCNGVGYKGRSGVYEVMRITERLQVLIAEGAPTERIKEVAVEEGMQTLLAYSINLVRRGATTLEEVERVTFTDTGLEAELKAKRKSSLTCRVCTAEAKPEWLDCPYCTTPRFQD, encoded by the coding sequence ATGACTAACTCTTCATCACAGCGGCGCGCCCTCATCGTCAAGAATGACTTCTCTCCCTTTGGGAACAAGCTCATTCAATCTGGGTATGTCAACCACGAACAGATGCAGCAGGCTCTGATTGAGAGTCGTAAATCTGGCAGACCGATCACAGAAGTTCTAGAGTCTCTTACAGGCCGTCAACTCACCCCAGATTTGCTGCGGCAATACAAGAAGCAGCAGCTGTTTGAACTAAAGATTCTGTACGGGGTTGAATCCCTCGATCCCGAAATTAGTGACATCACTGCAAGTCAGGTGGGGCATTTAATTGACACCCTGATTCCCCTTGATATTTGCCGCCGCTACCGATTGGCACCGCTCTCTAGGCATGAATCGCCCCCCGGTGTCTTGGTCGCAATGGTCGATCCTGACAACTTAGATGCTCAGGATGACCTGAATCGCATTCTGCGGGCTCAAGGGTTAGCCTTGCAGCGAATGGTGATTACGCTAGAAGACTATAACCAACTGATCTCTAAATACTTAGATGAGCAGGTTGAGAAAACTAAGCAAATAGAAATTCAAAAGTCTGTTGATGTTCAATCTGACTTAGAAGGCTTAGAAAACTTGGATCTTCAGGATGCCCCTGAAGATATGGAAGCCAATCTAGATGACGTAGCCAAAGGAGCATCCGACGCTCCAGTCATTAGCTTGGTCAACAAAATCCTCATCAAAGCGTTGCAAGACGGAGTCTCTGACATCCACATTGAACCCCAGGAAGAATATCTGCGGATTCGTTTCCGCAAGGATGGTGTATTACGTCAAGCCTTTGACCCTCTGCCCAAGAAAATCATTCCAGCCGTCACAGCCCGCTTCAAAATTATTTCTGAACTAGATATTGCTGAGCGCAGAGCCCCCCAAGATGGTCGGATTCGACGGGTTTTTCAGGACCGTAAAATTGACTTCCGGGTTAACACCCTGCCTAGCCGCTACGGCGAGAAGGTAGTTTTACGAATCCTCGACAACTCTGCGACTCAATTGGGCTTGGATAAGTTGATCTCCGATCCCGATTCCTTGCAGATTGTGCAAGAGATGGTTAAACGTCCCTTTGGTCTAATTCTGGTGACGGGGCCGACCGGTTCTGGTAAGACCACGACTCTGTATTCGGCTTTGGCAGAACGGAACGACCCAGGTGTCAACATCAGTACGGCAGAAGACCCGATTGAGTACTCTTTACCAGGTATCAATCAAGTCCAGGTCATTCGTGAAAAGGGTATGGACTTTGCGGCCATTCTGCGGGCGTTCCTTCGGCAAGACCCAGATGTGATTCTGGTGGGTGAAACCCGGGACAAGGAAACAGCGAAAACGGCGATCGAGGCAGCCTTGACTGGGCACTTGGTATTAACCACCCTTCATACCAATGACGCTGCTGGCGCGATCGCCCGTCTAGATGAAATGGGCGTAGAACCATTCATGGTTTCTGGAGCCCTGCTTGGCGTGGTGGCTCAACGTCTCATGCGACGGGTATGCCCCGAATGTCGGATTCCTTATAACCCTGACGCCAACGAACTAGCCAAGTTTGGTCTGTCTAGTACTCATGACGCTGAAGTCACATTCTATAAGGCAAACACCTTACAGCCAGACCAAATTCAGGAAGCCAAAGCACAAAATCAACTCTGCTCTGTTTGCAATGGGGTGGGCTACAAAGGTCGGAGTGGTGTTTATGAAGTGATGCGAATTACTGAGCGCCTACAAGTTCTAATTGCTGAAGGTGCCCCCACTGAGCGGATCAAAGAAGTTGCCGTTGAAGAAGGCATGCAAACCTTACTCGCCTACAGTATCAACTTGGTACGTCGAGGCGCTACGACATTAGAGGAAGTGGAACGGGTAACCTTTACTGACACAGGTTTAGAAGCTGAACTCAAAGCTAAGCGCAAGAGTTCTCTAACTTGCCGAGTTTGTACAGCTGAGGCTAAACCAGAATGGCTAGACTGTCCCTACTGCACCACCCCTCGTTTCCAAGATTAG
- a CDS encoding serine/threonine protein kinase: MTPSIPLGTLLRQRYTIQQILGQGGFSRTYLALDLERFDEPCVLKELAVPQHDGALLAKAQALFQREASVLYQIQHPQIPRFLAAFEDSQRLFSVQEFVDGQTYRSLLQERKKQGQTFSEPEVLQFLNHLLPVLTYIHDRNIIHRDISLENVMLRLRNSQAGEAVTNSTLGLPVLIDFGAVKSVANYLYTASPDFSSSSHPSEITCVGKAGYAPPEQLQTGKVYPHSDLYALAATSLVLLTGKEPKTLLDSRTLNWQLRPYAQISDRFEAILQKMLSLRPGDRYPSAQAVLNELQPLLEASLPTTKLDAGSNTSNTSGAISSTSASSPIIFSRVRDSRVGEVERGNRSSAHLDSTQTHKTTTGARKRWKRWVGISIGLGMVILLGLTVPVLWRLTVTGSQQRNEVWVSGARVPQSEASQIIGSDQQNNATPSRMNQSEPIQFDSGAISSTLEGDLQNRQLKSYVLRASQGQIMTVALTGSDVTMNVLGSDQKGIDAAAYQTQNWTGQLPKNDDYFIQILGSGTYKLEVAITPLSQTTQVTAPIPAIARITIAPGAMGAKVAGSVVPGQPQRYVLAADKGQTGVIQIIQGSVRIQAIAPNGRPVGTTMPQQPQTWRGKFPVTGDYTFEITALKPEKFTISLQVR; the protein is encoded by the coding sequence ATGACGCCCTCAATTCCTTTGGGAACGCTGTTACGCCAACGGTATACAATTCAACAAATTTTAGGTCAAGGTGGGTTTAGCCGCACCTACTTAGCCCTTGATTTGGAACGTTTTGATGAGCCTTGTGTGCTGAAGGAGCTGGCCGTACCACAGCACGATGGGGCTTTGTTGGCCAAAGCTCAGGCCCTCTTTCAGCGGGAAGCTAGCGTTCTCTATCAAATTCAACATCCTCAAATTCCTCGGTTTTTAGCCGCTTTTGAGGATAGCCAGCGCTTATTTTCTGTCCAGGAGTTTGTCGATGGACAGACGTACCGTAGTCTCCTTCAAGAGCGAAAAAAGCAAGGCCAAACCTTCTCGGAGCCAGAAGTTTTGCAGTTTCTCAACCACTTGCTCCCAGTTTTGACCTACATTCACGATCGCAACATTATTCACCGGGATATTTCTCTGGAGAATGTTATGCTGCGGTTGCGAAATAGTCAGGCTGGGGAGGCAGTAACCAACTCTACGTTAGGATTGCCAGTTCTGATCGATTTTGGTGCCGTTAAATCGGTGGCTAACTATCTATATACTGCTTCTCCAGATTTTTCTAGCTCCTCACATCCCTCAGAAATTACTTGTGTGGGTAAGGCTGGCTATGCTCCCCCAGAGCAGTTGCAAACAGGTAAGGTATATCCCCATAGCGACTTGTATGCCTTGGCTGCAACTAGCCTAGTTTTACTAACTGGTAAAGAACCGAAAACTCTGCTAGATAGCCGTACGCTCAATTGGCAGTTGCGACCTTACGCTCAGATTAGCGATCGCTTTGAAGCTATCTTACAGAAGATGTTGTCTTTACGTCCGGGCGATCGCTACCCGTCTGCTCAAGCAGTGCTCAATGAGCTGCAACCCTTACTAGAAGCGTCTTTGCCAACAACAAAACTCGACGCTGGTAGCAATACTAGCAATACCTCAGGCGCAATTTCCTCGACAAGTGCAAGTTCACCCATCATTTTCTCCAGAGTTAGAGATTCCAGAGTTGGAGAAGTTGAGAGGGGCAACCGTTCCTCAGCTCATTTAGACTCTACCCAAACGCATAAAACCACCACGGGTGCCAGAAAGCGGTGGAAACGCTGGGTCGGAATTAGCATCGGCCTAGGAATGGTGATCCTGCTAGGGCTGACAGTACCCGTGTTATGGCGTTTAACGGTAACTGGAAGCCAGCAACGTAACGAAGTTTGGGTCTCGGGGGCACGGGTACCTCAATCGGAAGCCTCACAAATTATCGGTTCGGATCAGCAAAACAATGCAACTCCATCCAGAATGAACCAATCTGAACCAATTCAGTTTGATTCAGGTGCTATTTCCAGCACATTGGAAGGCGATCTGCAAAACCGCCAACTGAAATCTTACGTGCTTCGGGCATCGCAAGGTCAGATTATGACCGTTGCCCTCACTGGGTCTGATGTGACTATGAATGTGCTGGGATCTGACCAGAAAGGCATTGATGCTGCTGCTTATCAAACTCAAAACTGGACGGGGCAATTACCCAAAAATGATGACTACTTCATCCAAATCCTTGGTTCTGGCACCTACAAGTTAGAAGTCGCAATTACGCCATTAAGTCAGACTACTCAGGTCACGGCACCCATCCCAGCGATCGCGCGCATTACGATTGCGCCTGGAGCGATGGGAGCCAAGGTCGCTGGGAGTGTGGTTCCAGGACAGCCTCAACGGTATGTATTAGCCGCTGATAAGGGCCAAACAGGAGTGATTCAAATTATTCAAGGTTCAGTTCGCATCCAGGCGATCGCACCTAATGGCAGGCCTGTGGGTACGACTATGCCACAACAACCGCAAACGTGGCGAGGCAAATTTCCGGTAACAGGAGACTATACGTTCGAAATTACAGCCCTCAAACCTGAGAAATTTACAATTTCGCTGCAAGTTCGTTGA
- the dnaK gene encoding molecular chaperone DnaK, translating into MGKVIGIDLGTTNSCVAVLEGGQPIVIPNSEGGRTTPSIVGFGKAGDRLVGQLAKRQGVTNAENTIFSIKRFIGRRWDDTESERGRVPYGCIKGRDETVDVQVRGRTYTPQEISAMILQKLKQDAENYLGEPVTQAVITVPAYFTDAQRQATKDAGTIAGLEVLRIINEPTAAALSYGLDKQDQDQRVLVFDLGGGTFDVSVLQLGDGVFEVKATAGNNHLGGDDFDNCIVRWMIDCFRDQEGIDLSMDKMALQRLREAAEKAKIELSSTVTTSINLPFITADETGPKHLEMDLTRAQFEELVGHLVQGTIDPVTQALKDGDLKTDDIDRIILVGGSTRIPAVQEAIRKFLGGKAPDRSVNPDEAVALGAAIQGGVLGGEVKDLLLLDVTPLSLGIETLGEVFTKVIERNTTIPTSRTQVFSTATDGQTSVEIHALQGERAMARDNKSLGKFQLTGIPPAPRGVPQIEVAFDIDANGILKISARDKGTGREQSIQITNTGGLSESEIERMRQEASIFADEDVRRKQVVELKNQADSLFYSYESTIRDNGALISDDVKTQAKERAVELQAALADRSISVEEMKQRLDTFQQTLFAIGAAVYEQAASSDDTRDYSFTEGDSTSDGSGKVQSAQDEDEGFNFEDDDTVAADYEAID; encoded by the coding sequence ATGGGAAAGGTCATTGGTATCGACTTAGGCACGACAAATAGTTGTGTTGCTGTCTTGGAAGGCGGGCAACCAATTGTGATCCCCAACTCGGAGGGTGGGCGGACAACTCCCAGTATTGTGGGATTTGGTAAAGCTGGCGATCGCTTAGTTGGACAACTAGCTAAGCGTCAAGGCGTTACTAATGCTGAGAACACAATTTTTAGCATCAAGCGATTTATTGGTCGCCGCTGGGACGATACTGAGTCTGAGCGAGGTCGGGTTCCCTACGGCTGTATCAAAGGCCGAGACGAAACCGTTGATGTGCAAGTGCGTGGACGAACTTATACGCCCCAAGAGATTTCGGCCATGATCCTGCAAAAGCTCAAGCAGGATGCTGAAAACTATCTAGGTGAGCCTGTTACTCAAGCTGTCATTACAGTTCCAGCCTACTTTACCGATGCTCAACGGCAAGCAACAAAGGACGCAGGGACGATCGCTGGCTTGGAAGTGTTACGCATCATCAATGAGCCTACTGCTGCGGCCCTTTCCTACGGCCTAGACAAACAAGATCAAGACCAACGAGTTTTGGTATTTGACTTAGGCGGCGGCACCTTTGATGTTTCCGTCTTACAGCTAGGCGACGGTGTATTTGAGGTCAAAGCTACTGCAGGCAATAATCACCTTGGTGGAGATGACTTTGACAACTGCATCGTCCGCTGGATGATCGATTGCTTCCGAGATCAAGAAGGCATTGATCTTTCAATGGATAAGATGGCGTTGCAGCGTCTGCGAGAAGCAGCCGAAAAAGCCAAGATTGAACTTTCAAGTACAGTCACCACCTCCATCAATCTACCTTTCATCACGGCAGATGAGACAGGCCCTAAACACCTAGAAATGGATCTGACTCGTGCCCAATTTGAAGAACTGGTAGGTCATTTGGTTCAGGGAACAATCGATCCCGTAACCCAAGCCCTGAAAGATGGGGATCTTAAAACGGATGACATCGATCGCATCATTTTAGTGGGTGGTTCGACTCGGATTCCAGCGGTACAAGAAGCAATCCGAAAATTTTTGGGGGGTAAAGCTCCCGATCGCTCGGTCAACCCTGATGAAGCAGTTGCCTTAGGAGCCGCGATTCAAGGGGGAGTGTTGGGTGGAGAGGTCAAAGATTTGCTGCTCTTGGATGTGACCCCCCTATCTCTAGGGATTGAGACCTTAGGGGAAGTGTTTACCAAGGTGATTGAGCGGAATACCACCATTCCGACTAGCAGAACTCAAGTCTTTTCTACGGCGACAGATGGTCAAACCTCGGTAGAGATTCACGCTCTCCAAGGCGAACGAGCTATGGCTAGAGACAACAAGAGCTTAGGCAAGTTCCAACTCACGGGTATTCCCCCAGCCCCTCGTGGTGTCCCTCAAATCGAAGTAGCTTTTGATATTGATGCCAACGGCATTCTAAAAATCTCAGCTCGTGATAAAGGCACAGGACGAGAACAAAGTATTCAAATCACGAATACAGGTGGCTTGAGTGAGAGCGAAATTGAGCGCATGCGGCAAGAAGCATCGATCTTCGCGGATGAAGACGTTAGACGCAAGCAAGTTGTAGAGCTGAAGAACCAGGCAGACAGCTTGTTCTATAGTTACGAGTCTACAATTAGAGACAATGGTGCTTTGATCAGTGATGACGTCAAGACTCAAGCTAAAGAAAGAGCGGTAGAGTTGCAAGCAGCTCTTGCCGATCGCTCCATTAGTGTTGAGGAGATGAAGCAACGGCTTGATACTTTCCAGCAAACCTTGTTTGCGATCGGAGCAGCCGTTTATGAGCAAGCGGCTAGTTCTGATGACACCCGGGATTACTCCTTTACGGAAGGTGACTCCACCTCCGATGGCAGTGGTAAGGTCCAATCTGCTCAAGATGAAGATGAAGGCTTCAACTTCGAGGATGATGATACAGTAGCTGCTGACTACGAAGCCATTGACTAG
- a CDS encoding type IV pilus twitching motility protein PilT, translated as MELMIEDLMEEVIERGGSDLHLSAGLPPYIRISGHLTPTEHEVLSSESCQRLIFSMLNNTQRKNLEQNWELDCSYGVKGLARFRVNVYKDRGTYAACLRALSSKIPSMDLLGLPDIVREMSEKPRGLVLVTGPTGSGKSTTLASMINNINMTRAEHILTVEDPIEFVYESVKSVIHQRQVGEDTKSFANALRAALREDPDVILVGEMRDLETIQLAISAAETGHLVFGTLHTSSASQTVDRMVDVFPPEQQMQVRVQLSNSLVAVFSQTLVPKKNVKPGEYGRIMAQEIMVVTPAIANLIREGKTSQIYSAIQTGGKLGMQTLEKVLSDLYKAGSISFEAAISKTSRPDEMQRMIGGAPVAAQAGTGARH; from the coding sequence ATGGAATTAATGATTGAAGACCTGATGGAAGAAGTGATCGAGAGAGGTGGTTCAGACCTACACCTATCTGCTGGTCTACCTCCCTACATCCGCATCAGTGGTCACTTAACCCCCACAGAGCACGAAGTCTTGTCCTCTGAGAGCTGCCAGAGGCTCATCTTCAGCATGCTGAACAACACCCAGCGAAAAAATTTGGAGCAAAACTGGGAGCTAGATTGCTCCTACGGCGTCAAGGGATTGGCTCGTTTCCGGGTCAACGTCTATAAGGACAGAGGCACCTATGCTGCCTGCTTAAGAGCTTTGAGTTCCAAAATTCCTAGCATGGACCTGTTAGGCTTGCCAGACATTGTCCGAGAAATGTCAGAAAAGCCTAGAGGGCTCGTCCTTGTAACAGGACCGACCGGATCGGGTAAGTCAACCACATTGGCTTCCATGATCAACAACATCAATATGACTCGTGCAGAGCATATTCTGACGGTTGAGGACCCGATTGAATTCGTCTACGAATCAGTCAAGAGCGTCATTCACCAGCGCCAGGTGGGTGAAGATACCAAGAGTTTCGCTAACGCCCTAAGAGCAGCGCTGCGGGAAGACCCTGATGTCATCCTAGTGGGTGAGATGCGGGACTTGGAAACGATTCAGCTTGCCATCTCAGCCGCCGAGACAGGTCACTTAGTGTTTGGTACATTGCACACCAGCTCTGCCTCTCAGACCGTTGACCGAATGGTAGACGTGTTTCCCCCTGAGCAGCAAATGCAAGTGCGAGTTCAGTTGTCTAACTCTTTAGTCGCTGTCTTTAGCCAAACTCTAGTTCCTAAAAAGAACGTTAAACCGGGCGAATATGGTCGAATCATGGCTCAGGAAATTATGGTGGTCACCCCTGCAATTGCCAACCTGATTCGGGAAGGAAAAACATCTCAAATCTATTCCGCGATTCAGACAGGCGGTAAGTTAGGGATGCAAACCTTGGAAAAAGTTTTGTCTGACCTCTATAAAGCTGGAAGTATTTCCTTCGAGGCAGCCATCTCCAAGACCTCACGGCCTGATGAGATGCAACGGATGATTGGTGGAGCCCCGGTTGCTGCTCAAGCGGGTACTGGAGCTAGACACTAA
- a CDS encoding saccharopine dehydrogenase-like oxidoreductase produces the protein MRVGILGFGGLGQAAARVLAPKQEMLWVAVADQKGFAYASEGLSPQQCVAAYQAQGSTGYLEAGGVLSNNSIADLLQQAGNVDGYFLALPNLPNTFMASVARQFVEAGWQGVLVDAIKRTSAVEQLIGMQAELQAAGITYMTGCGATPGLLTAGAALAAQSYAEIHSVKITFGVGIANWEAYRATVREDIAHLPGYNVEKARAMTDDEIEALLDQTNGLITLENMEHADDVMLELAGICSRDRVTVGGVVDTRNPKKPLSTNVQVTGRTFEGKISTHTFTLGDETSMAANVCGPAFGYLKAGFNLRQRGIYGLLSAAEVMPQFVR, from the coding sequence ATTCGAGTAGGAATCCTTGGTTTTGGCGGATTGGGTCAGGCAGCGGCTAGGGTGCTGGCTCCAAAACAAGAAATGCTCTGGGTCGCAGTGGCTGACCAAAAAGGATTTGCTTATGCCTCTGAAGGCTTATCTCCACAGCAGTGTGTTGCGGCATACCAAGCTCAAGGCTCTACTGGGTATTTAGAGGCTGGGGGTGTTCTCAGCAATAACAGCATTGCGGATCTGCTCCAGCAGGCGGGCAATGTTGATGGTTATTTTCTGGCTTTACCCAACTTGCCTAACACCTTTATGGCTTCGGTGGCGCGGCAGTTTGTTGAGGCGGGTTGGCAAGGCGTGTTGGTCGATGCGATCAAGCGGACCAGCGCTGTAGAACAGCTAATAGGGATGCAAGCGGAGTTACAGGCCGCAGGTATTACTTATATGACGGGTTGTGGTGCTACCCCTGGTTTATTAACGGCTGGTGCGGCTTTAGCAGCCCAAAGCTATGCTGAAATTCATAGTGTCAAGATTACTTTTGGGGTTGGGATTGCCAACTGGGAAGCTTATCGAGCTACGGTGCGCGAGGACATTGCCCATTTACCTGGGTACAACGTCGAAAAAGCGAGAGCTATGACTGACGACGAAATTGAAGCGCTTCTAGACCAAACCAATGGTTTGATTACGCTAGAAAATATGGAGCACGCGGATGATGTGATGCTGGAACTGGCAGGTATCTGCTCTCGCGATCGCGTCACTGTAGGAGGTGTGGTTGACACCCGTAACCCCAAAAAGCCCTTAAGTACCAATGTCCAGGTTACAGGCAGAACCTTTGAGGGCAAAATCTCAACTCATACCTTTACCTTAGGCGATGAAACGAGCATGGCGGCTAACGTCTGCGGGCCAGCTTTCGGTTACCTCAAAGCTGGATTTAACCTCCGTCAGCGCGGCATCTATGGATTATTGAGTGCTGCGGAAGTGATGCCACAATTTGTGCGCTAA
- a CDS encoding type II secretion system F family protein has product MPTYIASARDARGNAKKQKVTANSPGEARSTLREQGFVVQDLKEDKSLDLSKIDLQKFQLAFTSVSVKDKAVFSRQFAALVNAGVAMVRSLGVLSEQCTNPKLKASLLEINSDVQQGTNLSDAMRKHPQCFDMLYVSMVQAGEVGGVLDEVLNRLAKLLEDIARLQNQIKSAMAYPVTVGVLATVIFIGMTVFLLPTFASIFEELGTELPAFTQAMLAISKFLRTPEYVVGLILILFGLSFAYKQYYKTRAGRETIDRLSLKAPLFGDLIQKTATARFCRTFGALTRSGVPILTALEIVRDTAGNQVVSNAIDEARREIQTGGMISIALQREQVFPIMAIQMISIGEETGEVDKMLMKVADFYEDEVEQAVKALTSIMEPIMIMFLGGMVGSILLSMYLPMFKVFESIG; this is encoded by the coding sequence ATGCCTACTTACATCGCCAGTGCACGGGATGCCAGAGGAAATGCCAAAAAACAAAAAGTTACCGCAAATTCTCCCGGTGAAGCTCGTTCTACATTAAGAGAACAAGGTTTTGTGGTTCAAGACCTTAAAGAGGACAAGAGCCTCGATCTCAGCAAGATTGATCTCCAGAAGTTTCAGCTTGCATTTACAAGTGTCTCCGTCAAAGATAAAGCTGTTTTCTCTCGGCAGTTCGCCGCACTTGTGAATGCTGGGGTGGCAATGGTTCGCAGTTTGGGCGTGCTATCTGAGCAATGCACCAACCCTAAACTCAAAGCATCTCTTCTGGAAATCAACTCAGATGTACAGCAAGGTACGAACCTATCGGATGCAATGCGCAAGCATCCTCAGTGCTTTGACATGCTGTACGTCAGCATGGTGCAAGCAGGTGAGGTAGGTGGTGTACTCGACGAAGTATTGAATCGTCTCGCCAAACTTCTAGAAGATATTGCGCGGTTGCAAAACCAGATCAAGTCAGCAATGGCTTACCCTGTAACCGTTGGTGTTTTGGCAACGGTTATTTTTATTGGTATGACTGTTTTCCTCCTCCCAACCTTTGCCTCCATCTTCGAGGAGTTAGGAACAGAGCTACCTGCTTTTACCCAGGCTATGCTCGCTATCAGTAAATTTCTCAGAACCCCTGAATATGTTGTGGGGCTAATTCTTATTCTTTTTGGACTGAGTTTTGCCTACAAGCAGTATTACAAAACCCGCGCAGGCCGCGAGACCATTGATCGGCTGTCCCTCAAAGCGCCTTTGTTTGGTGACTTGATTCAGAAGACTGCAACGGCTCGTTTTTGCCGTACCTTTGGTGCCTTAACTCGCTCTGGCGTGCCCATCCTGACAGCCTTAGAAATTGTAAGAGACACGGCGGGCAATCAAGTTGTTTCTAATGCAATTGATGAGGCTCGGAGGGAAATTCAAACAGGCGGCATGATTAGCATTGCTCTCCAGAGAGAACAAGTCTTTCCGATCATGGCAATCCAAATGATCAGTATTGGGGAAGAAACTGGAGAAGTTGACAAAATGCTGATGAAAGTTGCTGATTTCTATGAGGATGAAGTTGAGCAGGCGGTGAAAGCACTAACCAGCATTATGGAACCGATTATGATCATGTTCTTAGGGGGCATGGTCGGTTCAATTCTGCTATCCATGTATCTGCCCATGTTCAAGGTTTTCGAAAGCATTGGCTAA